A DNA window from Anaerobaca lacustris contains the following coding sequences:
- a CDS encoding 30S ribosomal protein S1 — protein sequence MVDRNLVNKLGLSDDKLEEQIGEMFGDGENQYLEQMLQKKVDSRLPGTILKGTIVSQIGNDVIVEVGLKSEGVVDAGEFGSPDEIAPGREIEVLLEDTDSDGGLILLSKRKADTIRGWEHIINTKQEGDVVSGKVIRRIKGGLLVDIGVPVFLPASQVDIRKPGDISRFIGKDVECKILKIDVENRNIVVSRRKLIEEERRASKEKILTEIEVGQLRKGVVKNIADFGVFVDLGGLDGLLHISDLSWGRISHPSEVVDLDQDIEVVVIGVDKDNEKISLGLKQKSASPWENVEAKYPVGIKVQGKVVNVMNYGVFVRLEDGIEGLVHISEMSWTRRLSHPSEMVNLGDEIDVVVLNVNKEKQEISLGIKQTEQNPWELAARKYPPGTVVTANVRSMTNFGAFVEIEPGIDGMVHISDLSWTRKFGHPSEALEKGQEVKCVVLEVNEAKQRISLGIKQMTEDPWIRAIPEKYIPGHIIKGKIAKLTNFGAFVELEPDLEGLLHISELADHKIDKPQDVVKPDDEVEVKILKVDPEARKIGLSLRRVQWAAEEHTAAPTKPQPQARATPESSSYPSGGDTLGITLRSAKPATPEQPESQETDEGQEPAAS from the coding sequence ATGGTAGATCGAAACCTTGTCAACAAACTGGGTTTGTCCGACGACAAACTCGAAGAGCAGATCGGCGAGATGTTCGGGGACGGCGAGAACCAATATCTCGAACAGATGCTCCAGAAGAAGGTGGACTCGCGTCTTCCGGGGACCATTCTCAAAGGCACGATCGTCTCGCAGATCGGCAACGACGTGATCGTCGAGGTGGGCCTCAAGAGCGAAGGCGTCGTCGACGCCGGTGAGTTCGGCAGTCCCGACGAGATCGCGCCGGGCCGGGAGATCGAGGTCCTGCTCGAAGACACCGACTCCGACGGCGGGCTGATCCTGCTGAGCAAGCGCAAGGCCGACACGATCCGCGGCTGGGAACACATCATCAACACCAAGCAGGAGGGCGACGTCGTCAGCGGCAAGGTCATCCGCCGGATCAAGGGCGGCCTGCTCGTGGACATCGGGGTCCCGGTCTTCCTGCCGGCCTCCCAGGTGGACATCCGCAAGCCGGGCGACATCAGCCGGTTCATCGGCAAGGACGTCGAGTGCAAGATCCTCAAGATCGACGTGGAGAACCGCAACATCGTGGTCTCCCGACGCAAGCTCATCGAGGAAGAGCGCCGCGCCAGCAAAGAGAAGATCCTCACCGAGATCGAGGTCGGTCAGCTTCGCAAGGGCGTCGTCAAGAACATCGCGGACTTCGGCGTGTTTGTCGATCTCGGCGGTCTGGACGGCCTGCTGCACATCTCCGACCTCAGTTGGGGCCGCATCTCTCACCCCTCCGAGGTGGTCGATCTGGACCAGGACATCGAGGTCGTGGTCATCGGCGTCGACAAGGACAACGAGAAGATCTCGCTGGGTCTCAAGCAGAAGAGCGCCAGCCCCTGGGAAAACGTCGAGGCGAAGTACCCGGTCGGCATCAAGGTTCAGGGCAAGGTCGTCAACGTGATGAACTACGGCGTCTTCGTCCGTCTCGAAGACGGCATCGAGGGCCTCGTGCACATCAGCGAGATGAGCTGGACGCGACGTCTGTCGCATCCGAGCGAGATGGTCAACCTCGGCGACGAGATCGACGTCGTCGTGCTGAACGTCAACAAGGAGAAGCAGGAGATCTCGCTCGGCATCAAGCAGACCGAGCAGAACCCGTGGGAGCTGGCGGCCCGCAAGTACCCGCCGGGAACCGTCGTGACCGCCAACGTCCGCAGCATGACGAACTTCGGCGCCTTCGTCGAGATCGAGCCGGGCATCGACGGCATGGTCCACATCTCCGACCTGAGCTGGACCCGCAAGTTCGGGCACCCCAGCGAGGCGCTGGAGAAGGGCCAGGAGGTCAAGTGCGTCGTCCTCGAAGTCAACGAGGCCAAGCAGCGGATCTCGCTGGGCATCAAGCAGATGACCGAGGACCCGTGGATTCGGGCCATTCCCGAGAAGTACATCCCCGGCCACATCATCAAGGGCAAGATCGCCAAGCTGACCAATTTCGGCGCGTTCGTGGAGCTGGAGCCCGACCTGGAAGGCCTGCTGCACATCTCGGAGCTGGCCGACCACAAGATCGACAAGCCGCAGGATGTGGTCAAGCCCGACGACGAGGTCGAAGTCAAAATCCTCAAAGTCGATCCGGAAGCCCGCAAGATCGGTCTGAGTCTGCGAAGGGTGCAGTGGGCGGCCGAAGAGCACACCGCCGCACCGACCAAGCCCCAGCCCCAGGCGAGAGCGACCCCGGAAAGCAGCTCCTATCCCTCCGGCGGCGACACGCTGGGCATCACGCTGCGCTCGGCCAAGCCGGCCACGCCTGAGCAGCCGGAATCGCAGGAAACCGACGAAGGGCAGGAGCCCGCCGCTTCGTAG